One window from the genome of Clostridiales bacterium encodes:
- a CDS encoding YifB family Mg chelatase-like AAA ATPase — MLARINSYALDGLNGYRVAVEVDVRPGQPRFDVVGLPDTAVKESKERVRSAIKNSGYFDTPRVVTVNLAPAHTKKEGPIFDLAIALGLLCSTEQAGVDERKMPLQAVNEYVFLGELSLSGEVRRINGVMPMLISAREHGVKKIVIPHANANEAKYIRGIEVYAVNNLKEAISLINGTSMAPIPNSDIVAGDACEAREDFKFVKGQYAAKRAMEIAAAGGHNITMIGSPGGGKTMLAKCLPGILPAMTEQEILETTKIHSIAGILDADSGIVTTRPFRTPHHTASRIALTGGGPSARPGEISYAHNGVLFLDELPEYPRTVLEILRQPLEDGVVTVSRASRTVEYPASFMLVASMNPCPCGYSGSHTHQCQCSPAQIQKYMSRISGPLLDRIDLHIQVDEVGYDELTSDGQAESSADVRKRVNAARAIQITRYAGTDVHCNAKMTSEMIKAHCALDTAGERILQNAFDKLGLTARAYTRILKVARTIADLDGAQNISAKHVAEAVMYRSLDKAVR; from the coding sequence ATGTTAGCGAGGATAAACAGTTATGCGCTCGACGGGCTTAACGGCTACCGCGTTGCGGTTGAGGTGGACGTCCGTCCCGGTCAGCCGCGGTTCGATGTAGTAGGACTGCCCGATACTGCGGTCAAGGAGTCCAAAGAGCGTGTGCGTTCGGCTATAAAGAACAGCGGATATTTCGATACTCCGCGCGTAGTTACCGTCAATCTCGCACCGGCACATACCAAAAAGGAAGGTCCGATTTTCGACCTTGCGATTGCGCTCGGACTGTTATGCTCGACGGAGCAGGCGGGAGTCGATGAGAGAAAAATGCCGTTGCAAGCCGTAAACGAATATGTTTTTTTGGGCGAGCTGTCGTTGTCGGGCGAGGTTCGGCGCATTAACGGCGTTATGCCCATGCTCATTTCGGCGCGCGAACATGGCGTTAAAAAGATAGTCATACCTCACGCAAACGCCAACGAGGCTAAGTACATACGCGGAATAGAAGTCTATGCTGTAAATAATCTTAAAGAGGCGATTTCGCTCATCAACGGAACTTCCATGGCGCCTATTCCGAACAGCGATATCGTTGCGGGAGACGCATGCGAGGCGCGTGAGGATTTTAAGTTTGTAAAAGGTCAGTACGCGGCAAAACGCGCTATGGAAATTGCCGCGGCGGGCGGGCATAACATTACCATGATAGGTTCGCCCGGCGGCGGTAAAACCATGCTTGCCAAATGTCTTCCCGGGATATTGCCCGCAATGACCGAGCAGGAAATTCTCGAAACGACCAAAATTCATTCGATAGCGGGTATTCTCGACGCGGACAGCGGGATAGTCACTACCAGACCGTTCCGCACTCCGCACCATACCGCAAGCCGTATCGCATTGACGGGCGGCGGTCCGTCGGCGCGTCCCGGCGAAATCAGTTACGCCCATAACGGAGTTTTGTTCTTGGACGAGCTTCCCGAGTACCCGCGAACCGTGCTTGAAATTTTGCGCCAGCCGCTCGAAGACGGAGTTGTCACCGTATCGCGTGCTTCGCGCACGGTAGAGTACCCCGCAAGCTTTATGCTCGTCGCGAGCATGAACCCTTGTCCGTGCGGTTACAGCGGCTCGCATACGCATCAGTGCCAATGCAGTCCCGCGCAAATTCAAAAATATATGTCGCGCATATCGGGTCCGCTTCTCGACAGAATAGATCTTCATATCCAAGTCGACGAGGTGGGTTACGACGAGCTTACAAGCGACGGTCAGGCGGAAAGCTCGGCGGACGTTCGCAAGCGCGTCAACGCCGCTCGCGCAATTCAGATAACACGGTATGCCGGTACGGATGTTCATTGTAATGCAAAAATGACAAGCGAAATGATAAAGGCGCATTGTGCACTTGACACGGCAGGCGAGCGAATTTTGCAAAACGCATTCGATAAGCTCGGGCTTACTGCGCGCGCATACACGCGTATTCTTAAAGTCGCGCGCACGATAGCAGATCTTGACGGTGCGCAAAATATTTCGGCGAAACACGTAGCGGAAGCGGTAATGTACCGCTCGCTCGATAAGGCGGTGCGCTGA